In Mesorhizobium sp. M9A.F.Ca.ET.002.03.1.2, the DNA window CCGGCCAGCGCTCGCGGCGGTCAGAGAAAACCAATAAACCGCCCGGCGAACAGCACCGACATCCACAACACCAGCGAAAGCCCCGCCAACATCGTTGCGGCTCCACCAGCCGGCTCCTCACCACCCCTCGCGCGGCACAACCGCATAAACACAAGGAAGTTAACGCCGGCGAGAAGGATGAGTGTCATCTTGGCGAGGAAAATCGGCATCGCCGCATACTCGCTCGCCCTGACCGAAAACAGCAGCGCCCCCGT includes these proteins:
- a CDS encoding DUF6644 family protein translates to MDGLLAGIEQLALVKGLKASFVAYPIVNALHIMSIGALLTSVWLMDLRILGAFRSLPQAAFVALLRRTAFVAFTGALVTGALLFSVRASEYAAMPIFLAKMTLILLAGVNFLVFMRLCRARGGEEPAGGAATMLAGLSLVLWMSVLFAGRFIGFL